A part of Miscanthus floridulus cultivar M001 chromosome 6, ASM1932011v1, whole genome shotgun sequence genomic DNA contains:
- the LOC136461746 gene encoding carboxylesterase 15-like, which translates to MSSDAAPHVVEDFFGVVRLLSDGSVVRGDESVLMPAGPFPDAPGVQWKDVAYDAARGLKVRVYRSSSVRGKLPVLVYFHGGGYCTGGYDKPMFHSCCQRFAAELPAVVLSVQYRLAPEHRLPAAIDDGVTFFSWLRRQAAAGAQGTEPWLQESADFAQTFVSGVSAGANLAHHVVVQIASGKLAVHPARIAGYVLLSAFFGSAERTATETESADNVSLTAVFDQIWRLVLPACATRDHPLANPFARDSPGLEPLPLPPALVVVPGLDTLRDHMRRYAARLEEMGKVVELAEFAGERHGFSVRGWSQANEELVRILKRFVNQGATRN; encoded by the coding sequence ATGTCCAGCGACGCCGCGCCGCACGTCGTCGAGGACTTCTTCGGCGTCGTCCGGCTCCTCAGCGACGGCTCAGTTGTCCGTGGCGACGAATCCGTCCTCATGCCGGCAGGGCCGTTCCCTGACGCCCCCGGCGTTCAGTGGAAGGACGTCGCCTACGACGCGGCGCGCGGCCTCAAGGTCCGCGTGTACAGGTCGTCGTCGGTTCGCGGGAAGCTCCCCGTGCTCGTCTACTTCCACGGCGGCGGGTACTGCACCGGCGGCTACGACAAGCCCATGTTCCACTCCTGCTGCCAGCGCTTCGCCGCCGAGCTCCCCGCCGTGGTGCTCTCCGTCCAGTACCGCCTCGCGCCCGAGCACCGCCTGCCCGCGGCCATCGACGACGGCGTGACGTTCTTCTCCTGGTTGCGAAGGCAGGCCGCGGCGGGCGCCCAAGGCACCGAGCCGTGGCTCCAAGAGTCGGCCGACTTCGCGCAGACGTTCGTGTCCGGCGTGTCGGCCGGCGCGAACCTCGCCCACCACGTCGTGGTTCAGATCGCCTCGGGGAAGCTCGCGGTCCACCCAGCGCGCATCGCCGGCTACGTGCTCTTGTCCGCGTTCTTTGGCAGCGCCGAGCGCACGGCGACGGAGACCGAGTCAGCGGACAACGTGTCCCTGACGGCCGTGTTCGATCAGATCTGGCGGTTGGTGCTGCCGGCGTGCGCCACCAGAGATCACCCGCTGGCCAACCCGTTCGCCCGGGACAGCCCCGGCCTggagccgctgccgctgccaccggCGCTCGTCGTGGTGCCAGGGCTTGACACGCTCCGGGACCACATGCGGCGCTACGCGGCGAGGTTGGAGGAGATGGGAAAGGTAGTGGAGTTGGCCGAGTTTGCGGGGGAGCGCCATGGCTTCTCCGTAAGAGGGTGGAGCCAGGCGAACGAGGAGTTGGTCCGGATCTTGAAGCGGTTCGTCAACCAAGGTGCCACGCGGAACTGA